Below is a window of Armatimonadota bacterium DNA.
CGACCGGAGATGAGTAAAGCTCGTAGAGGTAGCCGGCCAGTTGTCCGTGGGGATCGACGTCCTTGTCCATGATTTGGATTTCGGGACCGCTGTGCCAGGTGGCATCGCCGTCGTCGGCGACGTGAAACATGATGCCGCTGTTGCCGCCCTTCGAGACATTCCAATCAAGCTCAAGTTCGAACCATTCGAACTTCTTATCCGTCACGATATCGCCTGCATTCCCCGGATCGGCAACCTTGAGGATTCCGTCGCTCACCGTCCATCCCGGGCGGACGCCTTCGGCCTTAAAATTGTGCCAACCTTTGGTGGTTTGGCCGTCGAAAAGCAGCTCCCATCCTTTCCGTTTTTCGGCGGGAGTCAGCATATTCATTCCTTGCAGAACAGCGGTGGCGGCAAGCAGTGTAATCACGGCTGAATTGTATCACAGGCTTCGTTCAAGGTCGCGCGCGGGAACCATTACAAACGAATTGAAGCGATAGGGGTACAATGGCCTCGGTTGCAAGGTGGCGGTCCGCCGGACTCTGTACTTAGCAGGGATAAAGCGATACCTAGTAACCCAACAATCCTAATTGGAGTTAGAATAAGCCTTAAGGCAAGATAGGTTCAAAAGAAAATGAAGGTTCAAGCAAGTAAAGATGCAGCTATCCAAGCTTACGTGAAGCTAATCCGCACCGCTGAAGCCCTTCATGTCCGCGTTAGCCGTGGCCTCATTGCCGAAGGTTTGACGGCAAGCCAGTTCAGCGCGATGAAGGTTCTTCGCCTTCACGGCGCTCTGCCCCAGCGCGACATCGCCAAATATCTGCTGCAGTCCGGTGGCAACATCACGCTCGTCGTCGATAACCTTGAACGAGACGGTTTGGCCCAGCGAGTGCGGAGCGTGGAGGATCGTCGCATCGTCCTCGTCACGCTTACCAAGAAGGGCGAAGAACTGTTCGACAAGATTTACCCGGGCCATCTCGACCGCATCCGGGAAGCAATGGGGCCGCTGGACGTCACGCGCCTCGAAGAACTATTGTCGCTGCTGGAAGCGGCGGGCGCTTCAGACTCGGTCTGTTGCACGCCAAC
It encodes the following:
- a CDS encoding DUF1080 domain-containing protein — protein: MITLLAATAVLQGMNMLTPAEKRKGWELLFDGQTTKGWHNFKAEGVRPGWTVSDGILKVADPGNAGDIVTDKKFEWFELELDWNVSKGGNSGIMFHVADDGDATWHSGPEIQIMDKDVDPHGQLAGYLYELYSSPVDSTNPPGQWNHFRIVIAPDKCATYVNGVKYYEYVLNSPDFWDRVKKSKFASMPNFSKLASGSIAIQGDHGVVSFRNIKIRPIKPKK
- a CDS encoding MarR family transcriptional regulator — protein: MKVQASKDAAIQAYVKLIRTAEALHVRVSRGLIAEGLTASQFSAMKVLRLHGALPQRDIAKYLLQSGGNITLVVDNLERDGLAQRVRSVEDRRIVLVTLTKKGEELFDKIYPGHLDRIREAMGPLDVTRLEELLSLLEAAGASDSVCCTPTEEGDAKEASLARSN